From a single Papaver somniferum cultivar HN1 unplaced genomic scaffold, ASM357369v1 unplaced-scaffold_19, whole genome shotgun sequence genomic region:
- the LOC113338613 gene encoding auxin-responsive protein SAUR50-like, which translates to MFKLILKTFVLRSAKRQDVYDYKHYMPLDNDKTKAMEPPYDVKKGQFAVIATEGDVANRFVVELDCLNNNPAFLKLLEKAEEEFGFRQSGVLSLPCKPDELERALGGRRK; encoded by the coding sequence ATGTTTAAGCTTATATTAAAAACGTTTGTCTTGCGATCTGCTAAAAGgcaagatgtttatgattacaaACATTACATGCCTCTTGACAACGACAAAACGAAAGCCATGGAACCGCCATACGATGTGAAGAAAGGGCAGTTTGCGGTAATCGCAACTGAAGGAGATGTAGCCAACAGGTTCGTAGTTGAATTGGATTGCCTTAATAATAATCCTGCCTTCTTGAAACTGTTAGAGAAAGCGGAGGAAGAATTTGGGTTTAGACAATCTGGAGTTCTTAGTTTACCTTGTAAACCAGATGAGCTCGAGAGGGCTTTAGGTGGTAGAAGAAAATAA